The Heterodontus francisci isolate sHetFra1 chromosome 12, sHetFra1.hap1, whole genome shotgun sequence genome includes the window ACAAATTCGCTACTCGATTCCCGAGGAACTGGAGCATGGGGCCATTGTTGGGAATATCGCCGAGGATTTAAAACTAAAGATTTGGGAATTATCAGCTCGCAAGTTTCGGCTGATCTCCGATGACAGGAAGCAAAACGTGGAGGTAGATTTGGAAAAAGGTAATTTATTTGTGAATGAAAGAATCGACCGAGAACAGATTTGTAAACAGAGCTCTACCTGTTCCCTTTCTTTTGAAATAACGCTCGACAATCCGTTGGAAATGCATCGCGTTGTAGTGGAAATACTGGATGTAAATGATAATTCACCTAGTTTTGCAAAAGATGAATTTTCACTGGAGATCAGTGAATTAATTGCACCAGGGGCGCGCTTTCCTGTCGAGAGCGCGCAAGACCCTGACGTGGGAACAAACACAGTCAGCACTTATCAGGTCAGTCCAAATGAGCACTTCGGCATTAAAATGCAGACAAGAAACGATGGGAGTAAAAGTGCGGAGTTGTTCTTAGAGAAGTCCTTAGATCATGAACAACAGCCTACCTTTCAGCTGGTACTGACGGCCCTCGACGCTGGGATTCCTCAGAGATCTGGCACAACTCGAATTATCATTACTGTGCTGGACAGCAACGATAACGCACCTGTATTCGATCATGAAATATACAGGACCAGTATAGCAGAAAACGCGCCTTTAGGTACATTAGTGCTAAAAATCAATGcttatgatttagatgaagggtccAACGCTGAACTGTCGTATTATTTCACAAGACACGTTTCCCAAAGGATTCGCGAAATGTTCAAATTGGATCCAGTAACGGGAGAGATTTCTGTTCAAAGTGTATTGGATTTCGAAGAATCAAGTGTTTATGAACTTGATGTGCAAGCAGTGGATAATGCTCCCCCGGGTATGGCTGTGCATGCCAAAGTTATGGTCGGATTAATTGATGTGAATGATAACGCACCCGAGGTAGAGGTGACGTCCGTGTCCAGTACAATCCCTGAAGATGCCCAGCCTGGAACTGTGATTGCTGTAATCCGAGTCACGGATTTAGATTCGGGACAAAACGCTCAAATTCATTGTCAAGTTCCCGTGAATATTCCATTTAAACTTCAAAAGTCTTCGAGGAATAAATATAAATTGATTACAAGTGATATTCTCGATCGTGAAACAGCCCCACTGTACAACATCTCCATTTCAGCCTGGGACGGAGGATCCCCCGCTCTGTCGACGCGTAAAACCATCTTGGTTTCTATTTCTGATGTAAATGACAACGCACCGAAGTTCACACAGTCGTTATATAATGTGTATCTGATGGAGAATAACACTCCAGGTGCGTCAATATTTGATGTTACTGCTTTAGATTCTGATATGGATAAAAATGGCTACGTGGTGTATTCTATTTTGGAGAATCGGATACAAGAGGGCCCTAGATTCGTCACAATTAACTCCGAAAATGGCAATATTTACTCACTTCGCTCCTTTGACTATGAACAGCTGAAGTATTTCCAAATCAAAGTTCAAGCCCAGGATACTGGATCTCCCTCACTGAGCAGCACTGCCACCGTGAATGTTATTATCTTGGACCAAAATGACAATGCGCCGGTTATTGTTTCACCTTCAATGTGGAACAGTTCAGCGTCAATTGAGATTATGCCGCAGTCAGTATATCCAGAATACTTGGCCACTAAGGTAATCGCTACTGATGCCGATTCTGGACAGAATGCTAGGCTTTCCTACCAACTGTTGGAGGCCTCTGATCCCAGTCTCTTTACTGTTGGGCTTCTTTCTGGAGAAATCAGAGCAACTCGACATTTTAGGGAGCAAGATATCGTCACAGAGAGACTGGTCCTCTCCATAAAGGATAATGGGCAGCCGAGTCTATCCACTACGGTCACCATCTCTTTTACAATTTTGTCCAATGCTACACAGAATTATTCTGGACGAACCTATGAACCCAAACATTCGGAATATCTTTCGAATTTAAATCGCTATTTAATCATAATTTTAGCATCAACTTCGTGTCTGTTTCTTGCAATCATCATTTTTCTGGTGTTCCTGAagttcaaacaagagagaaatatTGCTGAAGACGGCAGCTCTACAGTTTGCTGTGACAGACGGAGGAATTCTAATAATGTCTTTAATCGGAGACCTGCTGGAAACGAGCCTTTAAGTTATCCTGGATCTGGTCAGGTGGAAGGTTTTGGTTATACTGTGTGTTTAACTCCAGAATCATCCAAGAGTGATTTTCTATTTCTAAAGCCCGGTCATCCTACATTGCCTTTTAGTGAAGTGAATATCCGGAACACCAACGCGATGATTTAATTTAGACAGCAACTTTTATGCTGACAGGTTTGAAGAAGAATTAATTTTCTTGTGTTCTATCATAGAATAAGTTTTGCATATTTGACTAAATCCTCACATTGCTAGTAGGATGCCTGATAGACGAACCTGACTACTGCTGTTCTTGCCGTCCTATATGTCCGTGGTACTAAGTATTTTTGACTTTTCTTGACAGCCCTAAGCAGTGCACACTGTATTAAGGCTAATGTAAAATCCAGATTGTGCTTGCTTCAATTTCTGTTTTGATAAAGTACGCATTAACGCATCCCTCTGTgattcctctctctcctgctgtgcttATGCCTTATCGTATGTGTAGTAAACTGATTAGTACCAGAAGACATAATTTCAGGGCCTGGGGCGTTTTCACAGATCAATGCAACGTTTCATAGAACGAAAAGCTTTCCATTAGAAGCCACGCTGAATTAAAATCGTTGCTTTCACCATTGCGTTTAATGAGTATTCTGATATTGTTCAATAACTATACCCTTTTAAAATGATAAATGCCATGCACAAATAATATGCAGCAATTCGATCAATTTTGCCCAAGTCAAATGATTTCTCACATTTGCTTCCAATTTTACGCAATACTCCGAGTTGTTGGTGAAGTAATCTATTTTATTAAAAAATGGACTTGTAAAATGCTCACAATAAATATCTGCTACTCTGTAGGTAGTGCTGTGATAGATGTGTCATGGGCTCGAACTGCAGTCCTATGTGAGTATGCTACTACGCGACTGCACAATGCAGCCTCCGTATTCTTACAAATAATTCAATATGCTTTATGAATAATTTTATTGTGCCATTTTCTCAACATTAACTAAAATTTCGAATGTTCAAAACACGGAgttaaataaaatcaaaatattaCGTAGTTAACAATTACTTGAGAAAATTTTATTAACTGATTTTTAAATattctcagtaaagtttttacGTGAAGGCAATGCCTCACGGCCTGGGCTTGAATTTGACTTTTGAGCACAGAACTCTGACACTGTGAGGGGAACCTGGATTGTATACTCTGACCATGTTCACTGTAATCAACTTCAGATGATACGTCAGGGTCGTTTAATAATTTGTACTGATGCAACATTCGGACAGATTCTGCTGAACGGTTTTTAATTTATTGAAGACAAAGTACAAAATAAATTTCAAAATCTTTCTCACGTAAAGTTTATTTTGGATAATATCACAGCTActgcagttttttttatttttgacCCAGGTCTGCTATTAAACCCTCGAAGCACCATCAAAAATCCCAGAATGCTTTTTCTTAAAATAGAATTTAGTCAGTTTAAAATACTAACCCTCATGTTATCTTCTACCTGGAACAACCAACCACTATTATTATAAAACAGTGAATCTTCTgattcctctgtgactgtgaccgaTGTGCATTATCTCTCTTTGTCCTCCTCGCCCTCATTGCAGCCCTTGATATGGTAGACTGCAATTTCCTACTTCAACGCCTTTCCTCTTTAGTTACTCTCACTGGGACTGCCTTGGCTTGGTTTCACACTTATCCATCCGATCACAGGCTGGCCATCTCTAATAATGGCTTCTCTTTGGTCGCCCATATTATTCTTTCTGGAGACCTCCAAGGATCCAGGCTTGGCCCCTCCCCTTCCTCTTCTGCGTGATGCGTATTAGCGACAACATCTTATGGACATGGGGTCAGCTCGTATAAATATGCGTATGGAAATTTTATATGTCTCTAGCGTCTATTTCGATTCTTCTATTACCTCTGTATTGACCGACTGCTAATCCAATATCCAAGTTTGAGATGAGCTGCAATTTCTTACAGTTAAACATTGAGAAGACGACAGGTATTGTCTGTAGTCCCCACCATAAATGCTATATCCTTGAAACTGTGTCTATCTCCCTCCTGAGCATTTGAACCAAAGCTCCGCTTCCAATCACCTATCCTCACCATCacaagactgtctacttccacctccatacacTATTTGCCTCCAGCCCTATCTTAGCCCATTTGTCGCTGAAACGCTAGTTCATGCCTTTATCAATTCCCGACTCTACTATTTCTAAGTTCTTCTGGTCAGCCTTCCGTCTTCCACACTGCATAAATTACAGCTCTCTAAAACTTTGTTGCCACAACCCTATCCCACACCAAGTATACCTCATCAATGGTCTTGTCCTCGGTGAACTACAGTAACTTCACTCCCTCAAATATTAAATTCTGATCATTGGTTTAAAAACCTTCTTGAAGGACAGTAGGCGTTGTAATAAACACAGGAACGTATGAATTGCTAAACGAAAAATCAATAAAGTCCATCTAGTTCGCCTTCTACCATCATGGTAGTACATGAAACATTGGGTggtcaccaggcagtcaaaaagaatcagacaggtcgtgcaggagacccctgagcgcATCTCACTCTTTAACAGGCATTCAATCCtgtatactgaggaaagtgatcatCTTGGggttgcagccagagccaagtctatgGCACCACGGGTGTCTCAGCTGCAcgcgggtacagggaagactggaagagcctgaGTGattggtgattcaa containing:
- the LOC137375731 gene encoding protocadherin-10-like, encoding MANTRRGGTSFIFLLCVLDLVSGQIRYSIPEELEHGAIVGNIAEDLKLKIWELSARKFRLISDDRKQNVEVDLEKGNLFVNERIDREQICKQSSTCSLSFEITLDNPLEMHRVVVEILDVNDNSPSFAKDEFSLEISELIAPGARFPVESAQDPDVGTNTVSTYQVSPNEHFGIKMQTRNDGSKSAELFLEKSLDHEQQPTFQLVLTALDAGIPQRSGTTRIIITVLDSNDNAPVFDHEIYRTSIAENAPLGTLVLKINAYDLDEGSNAELSYYFTRHVSQRIREMFKLDPVTGEISVQSVLDFEESSVYELDVQAVDNAPPGMAVHAKVMVGLIDVNDNAPEVEVTSVSSTIPEDAQPGTVIAVIRVTDLDSGQNAQIHCQVPVNIPFKLQKSSRNKYKLITSDILDRETAPLYNISISAWDGGSPALSTRKTILVSISDVNDNAPKFTQSLYNVYLMENNTPGASIFDVTALDSDMDKNGYVVYSILENRIQEGPRFVTINSENGNIYSLRSFDYEQLKYFQIKVQAQDTGSPSLSSTATVNVIILDQNDNAPVIVSPSMWNSSASIEIMPQSVYPEYLATKVIATDADSGQNARLSYQLLEASDPSLFTVGLLSGEIRATRHFREQDIVTERLVLSIKDNGQPSLSTTVTISFTILSNATQNYSGRTYEPKHSEYLSNLNRYLIIILASTSCLFLAIIIFLVFLKFKQERNIAEDGSSTVCCDRRRNSNNVFNRRPAGNEPLSYPGSGQVEGFGYTVCLTPESSKSDFLFLKPGHPTLPFSEVNIRNTNAMI